The Pseudomonas azadiae genome contains a region encoding:
- a CDS encoding fatty acid desaturase — MSWLTAKPLPEDLNQVRTLKPIHHILVSTGLIASGVVLAGVGYVHGSVMLWVLGFVLATGGIKQMQVMICHNCAHEMVFEQRETNVTVGRIISGVLMLKPFDTYKREHALHHSSKTLLTDDDDTLSYLQGVVGLTPSDSVTTMWTKLVCTALSPLAILRSFWSRVKGTATASNRRVAALTLSFWATISLLAAALGHFDLFIMAWVVPVFAGYHISTTFRLAAEHTWPSVEVLERRGIDFICESTTGVFIGEELRIPQAAGAVRRTACISVWLIKMLGFHLFIRVFVMVGDTPCHDFHHRRPRSKEWPNYITARERDRIDGSKPFPTNYADYWGYINAVTVNFRNFQNALPYYANRTET, encoded by the coding sequence TTGAGCTGGCTGACCGCCAAGCCTCTACCTGAGGATCTTAACCAGGTTCGCACGCTCAAACCCATCCACCATATCCTCGTTTCAACGGGATTGATTGCATCGGGCGTGGTGTTGGCCGGCGTCGGTTACGTGCACGGCAGTGTAATGTTGTGGGTGCTGGGTTTTGTACTGGCCACCGGCGGTATCAAGCAGATGCAGGTGATGATTTGCCACAACTGCGCCCATGAGATGGTGTTTGAACAGCGTGAAACGAACGTGACCGTGGGCCGGATTATCTCCGGCGTATTGATGCTCAAACCTTTCGATACCTATAAGCGCGAGCACGCGCTGCACCACAGTTCCAAAACGCTGCTGACCGACGATGACGACACCCTGTCGTACTTGCAAGGGGTGGTGGGGTTAACACCGTCCGACAGCGTGACCACGATGTGGACCAAACTGGTCTGCACGGCGCTGTCACCGCTGGCGATCCTGCGCTCGTTCTGGAGCCGAGTGAAGGGCACCGCAACCGCGTCGAACCGCCGTGTCGCCGCCCTGACGCTAAGCTTCTGGGCCACGATCAGTCTGCTGGCGGCAGCCTTGGGCCATTTCGATCTTTTCATCATGGCGTGGGTGGTGCCGGTGTTCGCCGGCTATCACATCAGCACCACGTTCCGCCTGGCTGCCGAGCATACCTGGCCCAGCGTGGAGGTCCTGGAACGGCGCGGTATCGACTTCATCTGCGAAAGCACGACCGGCGTATTCATTGGTGAAGAGTTACGCATACCGCAGGCTGCGGGCGCTGTTCGCCGCACCGCCTGCATCAGCGTCTGGCTGATCAAAATGCTGGGTTTCCATTTGTTCATCCGCGTGTTCGTGATGGTTGGCGATACACCGTGCCACGACTTTCACCACCGGCGCCCCCGTTCCAAAGAGTGGCCCAATTACATCACCGCGCGCGAGCGCGACAGGATCGACGGCTCAAAACCGTTTCCGACCAACTACGCCGATTACTGGGGCTATATCAACGCCGTCACCGTCAACTTTCGCAACTTCCAGAACGCACTTCCGTATTACGCAAACAGAACAGAAACTTAA
- a CDS encoding methylaspartate mutase codes for MIDFNTHVLEQFDLHGPVLQPRMGFSEPGLMQSGLDATAASRANTVCTITLDAFTRVNNLEAAQRAIDSASMLNGYPIVNHPAAKTRAMLDQIHARYHLPVQIRHGSPDPLHIFERMVEIGSATTEGGPISYCLPYSRTPLREAFGHWEKACQVLCAGVEHSHIESFAGCMMGQMCDPVILVALNILEGLFLRAHGIKTLSFSYAQGTSPVQDRAAVTALQQLASEYFAPGSYHFVGYVFMGFFPRTLGGFCRITGDALGMIRSTGVQRVIIKTPVESRRIPRIEENIAALEYASYCLHTKGVLPDVPFDAQEHARILDASRRLIEGTLARDADLSEAILSAFDSGFLSIPYCLHPDNKRGAGTVLTANNYYQGFEGERVENAFSFLAALRQNIRTYDGVM; via the coding sequence ATGATCGACTTCAACACCCACGTGCTTGAGCAGTTTGACCTGCACGGCCCGGTGCTCCAGCCGCGCATGGGCTTCAGCGAACCCGGCCTGATGCAGTCCGGGCTTGACGCCACGGCGGCCAGTCGCGCGAACACCGTATGCACCATTACCCTCGATGCGTTCACCCGAGTGAATAACCTTGAGGCGGCGCAACGGGCGATCGACAGCGCGTCCATGCTTAACGGCTACCCGATCGTGAATCACCCAGCGGCGAAAACCCGCGCGATGCTCGACCAGATTCATGCCCGCTACCACCTGCCGGTGCAGATTCGCCATGGCTCGCCCGATCCGCTGCACATCTTCGAGCGCATGGTCGAAATCGGCTCGGCCACCACTGAGGGCGGGCCCATTTCCTATTGCCTGCCGTACAGCCGTACGCCGCTGCGTGAGGCTTTCGGCCACTGGGAAAAAGCCTGTCAGGTGCTTTGCGCAGGAGTGGAGCACAGCCACATCGAGAGCTTCGCCGGTTGCATGATGGGGCAGATGTGCGACCCGGTCATTCTAGTGGCGCTCAACATTCTCGAGGGCTTGTTTTTGCGCGCTCACGGAATCAAGACGTTGTCGTTCTCCTACGCCCAAGGCACCTCGCCCGTGCAGGACCGTGCCGCCGTGACGGCCTTGCAACAACTCGCCAGCGAATACTTCGCGCCAGGCAGCTACCACTTCGTCGGCTACGTGTTCATGGGGTTTTTTCCACGGACCCTGGGCGGGTTTTGCCGGATCACCGGCGATGCACTCGGCATGATTCGATCCACCGGCGTGCAGCGCGTGATCATAAAAACGCCGGTGGAGTCACGGCGTATTCCTCGGATCGAAGAAAACATCGCCGCATTGGAATACGCCAGCTATTGCCTGCACACGAAGGGTGTGTTGCCGGATGTCCCGTTCGACGCGCAAGAGCACGCGCGCATCCTGGACGCATCAAGGCGACTGATTGAAGGCACGCTGGCGCGTGACGCCGACTTGTCCGAAGCGATACTCAGCGCATTCGACAGTGGGTTTTTATCGATTCCCTATTGCCTCCACCCGGATAACAAACGCGGTGCGGGTACGGTGTTGACGGCGAACAATTACTACCAGGGGTTTGAGGGGGAGCGGGTGGAGAATGCCTTCTCTTTTCTGGCGGCGTTGCGGCAGAACATTCGGACGTATGATGGGGTGATGTGA
- a CDS encoding cobalamin B12-binding domain-containing protein, translating to MTFNKTALLSTVPSDSHSWNLVFMEFLLNDLGYKVENLGPNTPMDDVIARLERNGCAIVVISTVNGHGYLEGAELARRIRSETHHVDGLYIGGKICTENDAQTIARHSDTLRAAGFDEVFDDSVANSFDAFQALVSAQLFPAHYLEKRVAR from the coding sequence ATGACGTTCAACAAAACCGCACTGCTCAGCACCGTGCCATCAGACTCCCATAGCTGGAATCTGGTGTTCATGGAATTCTTGCTCAATGACCTGGGCTACAAGGTAGAAAACCTGGGGCCCAACACGCCGATGGACGACGTGATTGCGCGGCTTGAGCGCAATGGCTGCGCAATCGTTGTGATCAGCACGGTCAATGGTCACGGCTACCTTGAGGGCGCCGAACTCGCCCGGCGCATTCGCAGCGAGACCCATCACGTCGACGGACTCTACATCGGTGGAAAAATCTGCACTGAAAACGACGCCCAGACCATCGCCCGGCACAGCGATACGCTTCGGGCCGCGGGGTTTGACGAGGTGTTCGACGACAGCGTGGCGAACAGTTTTGATGCCTTCCAGGCGCTCGTCAGCGCACAGTTGTTTCCTGCCCATTACCTGGAAAAGCGGGTCGCACGATGA